From the Spirochaetota bacterium genome, one window contains:
- a CDS encoding respiratory nitrate reductase subunit gamma produces the protein MLGYISYFILVPMVYIAFVTLIVGLIYKFYVIFKAPVPAGTGAIFPKKGSKVLGLIYDAMIVPNVYNKQKIFWFIIMIFHIAFLFLFLGHLELVDDFSFIQVIPHKIFLGGGVVGIILIITTLYFLFRRFGTPYREISIPEDFVILLVLFFCILFGSILHLAERYSDWGAVLRVNVDVYRQWLQSMILLKPELSYKITELSHYTILVLHVLFANIFLMMFPFSKMVHSVFTFLAHYRKRK, from the coding sequence ATGCTGGGCTATATATCCTATTTTATACTTGTTCCAATGGTATATATTGCCTTTGTAACCTTGATTGTAGGGCTTATCTATAAATTTTATGTTATTTTTAAAGCTCCTGTACCAGCCGGGACGGGAGCAATTTTTCCTAAAAAAGGTTCAAAGGTATTGGGGCTTATCTATGATGCCATGATAGTCCCCAACGTGTATAATAAGCAGAAGATATTCTGGTTTATAATAATGATTTTTCACATTGCATTCCTCTTCCTTTTCTTAGGTCATCTTGAACTGGTAGATGATTTTTCATTTATTCAGGTAATACCCCATAAAATCTTTCTGGGTGGCGGTGTTGTTGGTATTATTCTTATAATAACAACACTGTACTTTTTATTCAGGCGTTTTGGTACACCCTATCGTGAAATATCCATCCCAGAAGATTTTGTGATTTTACTGGTACTTTTCTTCTGCATATTGTTTGGCTCTATTCTGCATTTAGCTGAACGCTACAGCGACTGGGGAGCTGTGTTGCGGGTTAACGTAGATGTTTACCGACAATGGCTGCAAAGCATGATTCTGCTTAAACCGGAACTATCGTACAAAATAACTGAATTGTCCCATTATACTATACTGGTTCTTCATGTACTCTTTGCAAATATCTTCCTCATGATGTTCCCATTCAGCAAGATGGTACATTCAGTTTTTACATTTTTAGCACATTATCGTAAAAGGAAATAG
- the hisC gene encoding histidinol-phosphate transaminase, producing the protein MKYWNKRLQKMTEYIPGEQPDNLNEFIKLNTNENPFPPSPVVLDALQKACNGDLRRYPNPNAQMVRELFAKKNAIAADNVFVANGSDEIFTLLFRGFIEPDGIAAFPYPSYALYYTMAEANGISYDKITLDDNFDIPFDEFLKKKYNLVIIANPNNPTGKGVPIDQIKKFCSKFKGLLVVDEAYVDFYNETALPLVKEFDNIVITRSFSKSYSLAGLRVGLAIAHKEIIHGFIKLKDSYNVDRIAQAGAYAALLDDKGFKYNISMVRNNKEYLEESLEALGFINVPSRANFVFTKHPDIDARTLYEKLKEQKILVRYFAGPIQSEYIRISVGTMMEIKKLIKVLSEIISG; encoded by the coding sequence ATGAAGTACTGGAACAAACGTCTACAGAAAATGACCGAATACATTCCCGGTGAACAGCCCGATAACCTGAATGAATTCATTAAACTCAATACCAATGAAAATCCATTTCCACCTTCACCGGTTGTACTTGATGCCCTGCAAAAAGCGTGCAATGGGGATCTACGCCGCTATCCCAATCCCAATGCACAGATGGTACGGGAACTATTTGCCAAAAAGAATGCAATAGCAGCCGACAATGTATTTGTTGCCAATGGCTCTGATGAAATATTTACATTGCTGTTCAGAGGATTTATTGAACCAGATGGCATTGCAGCGTTCCCCTATCCTTCGTATGCACTCTATTATACTATGGCCGAAGCAAACGGAATTTCGTATGATAAAATTACCCTTGATGATAACTTTGATATACCATTTGATGAATTCTTAAAAAAGAAATATAATTTGGTCATCATTGCTAATCCCAATAACCCCACCGGAAAAGGAGTCCCTATTGACCAGATAAAAAAGTTTTGCAGTAAATTCAAAGGTTTGCTTGTTGTTGATGAAGCATATGTTGACTTTTACAATGAAACAGCTCTTCCACTTGTCAAAGAATTTGACAATATTGTCATAACCCGTTCATTTTCAAAATCATATTCACTGGCAGGTTTACGAGTAGGCCTGGCCATAGCTCATAAAGAAATTATTCATGGCTTCATTAAACTAAAAGACTCATATAACGTTGATAGAATTGCTCAGGCAGGAGCTTATGCTGCCCTGCTTGATGATAAAGGCTTTAAATATAATATATCGATGGTGCGTAACAATAAAGAATATTTGGAAGAGTCACTGGAAGCATTGGGCTTTATTAATGTTCCCTCCAGAGCTAACTTTGTGTTCACAAAACATCCTGACATTGATGCTCGTACTCTATACGAAAAGCTAAAAGAGCAAAAGATATTAGTGCGCTATTTTGCAGGCCCCATTCAATCAGAATATATTCGTATTTCAGTGGGGACAATGATGGAAATTAAAAAACTAATTAAGGTGCTTTCTGAAATAATATCAGGTTAA
- a CDS encoding SpoIIE family protein phosphatase, whose protein sequence is MHTIIASLNIFMLPPLITLLTSIVIASIAILKGKLKKENILFALFCLWYALLTPNFLGHFIIKDVNTILKMERSIHTLYVFIPFIGMLFYHTALNIKRTYLEIITFILSAIFAILVHTPYYITGLLTYSWGHIARGGIVFQIFGVYAFSVLVYGIVISILKLRQEKNELVRLKIKYIILALNLIGIFTACNVPAMLGYNFYPLSNLMFIPLIFLGYGILRYRLMDIQSVLHVTFIWLCISSVIIVPNVIIFNILYPFFKSIDKSLLFFLLTIWFAVNYLYFIKVQPVIDQVFNRRKYNLKKVESQFINDIALLKDLHLLLNELSYILKRTLLIKNVEIYIKAEDKENELYNLNGDVIVIDEQVKDYLLKNPLVIEKKLIENKPQYEQVKSILLPWFEQLSAEYIIPLEHNEFIGIIALSERANLKALSNDEIDFLHNIKSSSSIAIANSLMYHSLTNLKNNLEALVMQRTEQLQKKNEQIEFELKLAKTVQKTLLPSILPANNQLYASVYFRPYMEVSGDFFLLEQLDDTHYLIGIVDVSGHGIPSALLTSMIKTEIENLSRLYRSTAAICTQLNRKLTPILQESGFYFTLFLGIIDFVNMELLYTNCGHTDIYIITLNDTVYPLTTDSLFIGADEHINYPECIFELNTKDRIILYSDGITEARSKSGLLYGNERFTNILVASREFAPQDQIDIIIKDLENFIQSEEGVIRDDVTLCVIEIGEPVAVENYLKKAITLYKKKNYNEALSILNSISTVPLSASYNYLKAKLLMKNKRYEEAKKAILLALKEKPEHKEFNYLFGQICFALKDYQTALDTFADLSMIQPYKKSNDFLEIIKKKI, encoded by the coding sequence ATGCACACTATTATAGCATCGCTTAACATCTTTATGTTGCCACCATTGATAACCTTGCTTACCAGCATTGTTATTGCCAGCATAGCAATATTGAAAGGGAAACTGAAAAAAGAAAATATATTGTTTGCACTCTTTTGCTTGTGGTATGCACTGCTTACCCCAAATTTTTTGGGGCATTTTATCATTAAAGATGTGAATACAATTTTAAAAATGGAAAGGTCCATCCATACTCTTTATGTTTTCATACCTTTTATTGGAATGTTATTTTATCACACTGCGTTGAACATAAAACGGACATATCTTGAGATAATAACTTTTATTTTAAGTGCAATATTTGCAATTTTGGTCCATACACCGTATTATATAACAGGTCTATTAACATATTCATGGGGGCATATTGCACGGGGTGGCATAGTTTTCCAGATTTTTGGTGTTTATGCTTTTTCAGTTCTTGTATATGGTATTGTTATCAGTATTTTAAAATTAAGGCAAGAAAAGAACGAGCTGGTTCGTTTAAAAATAAAATATATTATACTGGCTCTCAATTTAATTGGTATCTTTACTGCCTGTAATGTTCCTGCAATGCTTGGGTATAATTTTTATCCGCTGAGCAATTTAATGTTTATCCCTCTTATTTTTCTGGGGTATGGTATCCTGCGTTATCGATTAATGGATATACAGAGTGTATTGCATGTCACATTTATATGGTTATGCATTTCATCAGTGATTATTGTACCCAATGTGATTATTTTCAATATATTGTATCCTTTTTTTAAATCTATTGATAAATCATTACTGTTTTTTCTATTAACTATCTGGTTTGCAGTTAACTATCTGTATTTTATAAAAGTACAGCCAGTCATAGACCAGGTTTTTAACCGAAGAAAATATAATCTAAAAAAAGTTGAATCACAGTTTATTAATGATATTGCATTGTTGAAAGATTTGCATCTGTTATTAAATGAACTATCATACATATTGAAGCGCACGTTGCTCATAAAGAATGTGGAAATTTATATTAAAGCTGAAGATAAGGAAAATGAATTATATAATCTCAATGGCGATGTTATAGTAATAGATGAACAGGTTAAGGATTATTTATTAAAAAATCCATTAGTGATTGAGAAAAAACTGATTGAAAATAAGCCTCAATATGAACAGGTAAAGAGTATTTTATTGCCATGGTTTGAACAATTGTCTGCAGAATATATTATCCCCCTTGAGCATAATGAATTTATTGGTATTATTGCTTTATCTGAACGTGCCAATTTAAAAGCATTATCCAATGATGAGATTGATTTTTTACACAACATTAAATCTTCTTCTTCAATAGCTATCGCTAATTCTCTTATGTATCATAGCCTGACCAACTTAAAAAATAATCTTGAAGCTCTGGTAATGCAACGTACTGAGCAGCTACAGAAAAAAAATGAACAGATTGAATTTGAGCTTAAATTAGCAAAAACAGTTCAAAAAACGCTTTTGCCTTCTATTCTTCCAGCAAATAATCAATTGTATGCTTCAGTATATTTCAGGCCATATATGGAAGTAAGCGGGGATTTCTTCTTACTGGAGCAACTTGATGACACGCATTATTTGATTGGTATTGTTGATGTTTCAGGGCATGGGATTCCATCGGCATTACTTACGTCAATGATTAAGACTGAGATTGAAAATTTATCACGATTATACCGATCAACTGCAGCAATCTGCACTCAGCTTAATAGGAAGCTTACTCCAATATTACAGGAAAGTGGTTTTTACTTTACGCTGTTTTTAGGTATCATTGATTTTGTCAATATGGAATTGTTATATACCAACTGTGGGCATACTGATATTTATATTATCACATTAAATGATACAGTGTATCCATTAACAACCGATTCACTTTTTATAGGCGCTGATGAACATATTAATTACCCGGAATGCATTTTTGAGCTAAATACCAAAGACCGTATTATTTTATATTCTGATGGAATAACTGAAGCCAGGTCAAAGAGCGGTCTTTTATATGGTAATGAAAGATTTACCAATATTCTTGTTGCATCACGAGAATTTGCTCCGCAGGATCAAATAGATATAATTATTAAAGATCTTGAAAATTTCATTCAATCAGAAGAGGGTGTCATTCGTGATGATGTGACCCTTTGTGTTATTGAAATAGGTGAGCCTGTAGCTGTTGAAAATTATCTCAAAAAAGCCATTACTTTATATAAAAAGAAAAATTACAATGAAGCACTGTCAATCTTAAATTCAATATCAACAGTCCCCCTTTCAGCATCGTATAATTATCTTAAGGCTAAATTGCTAATGAAGAATAAGCGTTATGAAGAAGCTAAAAAGGCAATACTCTTAGCTCTGAAGGAAAAACCTGAACATAAAGAATTTAATTATTTATTTGGACAGATATGTTTTGCTCTTAAAGATTACCAGACAGCACTGGATACATTTGCTGACTTATCGATGATACAACCGTATAAAAAGAGTAATGATTTTTTGGAAATAATTAAAAAGAAGATATGA
- a CDS encoding DsrE/DsrF/DrsH-like family protein: MDVTKTLEDIQNQIKEIQDGRKDKLSMVVFSGDLDKLLAAFIIGTGAVAMGMEVVMFFTFWATPALRDKKKKGKGKNLFGRMFSFMLPKGASQVKLSKMNMGGMGTGMMKYLMKKKNMQNLDGMIALAAELGVKIYVCEMSMDLMGFKMDEMIDYPDMKSVGVATFLQEASDSKIQLFI, from the coding sequence ATGGATGTTACCAAAACGTTAGAAGACATTCAGAATCAGATTAAAGAGATTCAGGATGGTCGTAAAGACAAGCTTTCAATGGTTGTATTCAGCGGCGACCTGGACAAGCTCCTTGCAGCATTTATCATTGGTACCGGTGCAGTTGCCATGGGTATGGAAGTTGTTATGTTTTTTACCTTCTGGGCTACACCAGCACTCAGGGACAAGAAGAAAAAAGGAAAAGGCAAAAACCTCTTTGGCAGGATGTTTAGCTTCATGCTGCCTAAAGGAGCATCACAAGTTAAATTGTCAAAGATGAATATGGGTGGCATGGGAACCGGAATGATGAAATACTTAATGAAGAAGAAGAACATGCAGAATCTTGATGGAATGATTGCACTTGCTGCTGAATTGGGTGTTAAAATCTATGTATGTGAAATGTCGATGGATTTGATGGGCTTTAAAATGGATGAGATGATTGATTATCCGGATATGAAATCAGTAGGTGTTGCTACATTTTTACAGGAAGCCTCTGACAGTAAAATTCAGTTGTTTATCTAA
- a CDS encoding HAD family hydrolase, giving the protein MIYIAFDIDGTVYDCSPVVGMAFEQGIDAFLVQHPKLNLRKPSTDEIMKLVGIPVDEIFASLFPALSQELSQTLNDYCTAKLSHLVLQKKGNILPGVVETIPVLYNKGYGLLTASNGRREYVEAVLNAYELSPYFLTITALEDKNLHNKTQLLAYYKKSLPNCDILIMVGDRTNDMMAAHENNVPFIACAFGHNDDEIAHCRWIAHSFYEIPNIVDSIIKEMKPAD; this is encoded by the coding sequence ATGATATATATTGCATTCGATATTGATGGAACAGTATATGATTGCTCTCCAGTTGTTGGCATGGCGTTTGAACAGGGTATTGATGCATTTTTAGTGCAACATCCCAAGCTCAATCTGCGCAAACCATCCACTGATGAAATCATGAAGCTTGTTGGTATACCTGTTGATGAAATTTTTGCCTCACTCTTTCCAGCACTTTCACAGGAACTATCGCAAACGCTTAATGATTATTGTACTGCTAAACTGTCACATCTTGTTTTGCAAAAGAAAGGAAATATTTTGCCTGGAGTTGTTGAAACAATACCAGTTTTGTATAATAAGGGATATGGCCTTTTAACAGCATCAAATGGAAGAAGGGAATATGTTGAGGCTGTGCTTAATGCCTATGAACTATCGCCATACTTTTTAACTATAACAGCACTGGAAGACAAAAATTTACACAATAAAACACAATTACTGGCATATTATAAAAAATCTTTGCCCAACTGTGACATTCTCATTATGGTTGGTGATAGAACAAATGATATGATGGCTGCGCACGAGAACAATGTGCCTTTTATTGCTTGTGCTTTTGGCCATAATGATGACGAGATAGCTCATTGCAGATGGATTGCGCACTCCTTTTATGAAATTCCGAATATTGTCGATAGTATAATTAAAGAAATGAAGCCTGCTGACTGA
- a CDS encoding (Fe-S)-binding protein has product MDKEKVLELKQVIEKKLNRPMLYYLDLCTRCGLCYDTCHAYQGIPKKEYSPVGRAEVVRKVFRKYFKPTGKFFPWWGDAQEFDENLMEELREAAFSCTGCRRCTMFCPFGIDMPYILGIAKELLIAYGNAPEELVMLADGAVEKGKSVDMFKEGFKGVIKDLEKEVQKLINAPTSDGLIPMEKKAPIYFLLAFQAHTQLCILLQSSMQQKKTGHSATLRQ; this is encoded by the coding sequence ATGGATAAGGAAAAAGTTTTGGAACTTAAACAGGTTATTGAAAAGAAATTAAACAGGCCCATGCTGTACTATCTGGACCTATGTACTCGATGTGGCCTTTGTTATGATACATGTCATGCATATCAGGGTATCCCCAAAAAGGAATACTCCCCTGTTGGAAGAGCTGAAGTTGTTCGTAAAGTATTTAGAAAATATTTCAAACCAACAGGAAAATTCTTCCCGTGGTGGGGCGACGCACAGGAATTTGACGAAAACCTGATGGAAGAACTCAGGGAAGCTGCATTTTCTTGTACCGGATGCAGGCGTTGTACTATGTTCTGCCCGTTTGGTATTGATATGCCGTATATCCTTGGAATTGCCAAGGAACTACTTATTGCCTATGGCAATGCCCCTGAAGAACTGGTAATGCTTGCCGATGGCGCTGTGGAAAAAGGCAAAAGTGTTGATATGTTCAAAGAAGGATTTAAAGGCGTTATCAAAGACTTAGAAAAAGAGGTTCAGAAGCTTATCAATGCTCCAACCAGTGACGGGCTTATCCCTATGGAAAAAAAGGCGCCAATATACTTTTTGTTGGCCTTTCAGGCGCACACTCAATTGTGTATCCTGCTGCAATCTTCAATGCAGCAAAAGAAGACTGGACACTCAGCTACTTTGAGGCAGTGA
- a CDS encoding dihydroorotate dehydrogenase: MNLSVTIGNLQLKNPITVASGTAGYGQELSQFVDIGSLGAVFTKGLSLKPRAGNPGPRIAETPSGMLNSIGLENVGLEAFLSHKLPYLLKANATVIPNIAGHSVEENVELAQTLSHTNGIAAIELNVSCPNVKEGGIAFGQDVTVFSKLLEKVRDVTRGVLIVKLSPNVTDITQFARAAKEIGADAVSAVNTFIGMKIDITTGKPYFANTFAGLSGPAIKPLALRMVYQIVQNVDIPVIGIGGIFSFEDALEFLMAGAQAIQIGTGNLIHPDISAVILKQLEDYMKTHSINMVKDLIGIAQKRSNQ; this comes from the coding sequence GTGAATCTTTCTGTAACAATTGGCAATTTACAATTAAAAAACCCTATAACCGTTGCATCCGGTACTGCAGGCTATGGCCAGGAACTATCGCAATTTGTTGATATTGGCAGCCTGGGTGCAGTTTTTACAAAAGGGTTATCCTTAAAACCACGTGCTGGCAACCCTGGACCACGCATAGCAGAAACACCTTCAGGAATGCTTAACTCTATTGGACTTGAAAATGTGGGACTGGAAGCATTCCTATCGCATAAATTACCGTATTTGTTAAAAGCTAATGCCACAGTTATTCCCAATATTGCAGGACACTCAGTTGAAGAAAATGTTGAACTGGCACAAACACTTTCACACACAAATGGCATAGCAGCTATTGAACTCAATGTATCATGCCCCAATGTAAAAGAAGGCGGGATAGCATTTGGGCAGGATGTTACCGTATTTTCAAAACTACTGGAAAAAGTTCGTGATGTAACCCGCGGCGTTTTAATTGTAAAGCTTTCGCCAAATGTTACTGATATTACACAATTTGCACGAGCAGCTAAAGAAATTGGCGCTGATGCTGTGTCAGCGGTGAATACTTTTATAGGAATGAAGATCGATATAACGACTGGCAAGCCATACTTTGCAAATACTTTTGCAGGATTAAGTGGCCCTGCAATTAAACCGTTAGCATTACGTATGGTATATCAGATTGTTCAAAACGTTGACATACCGGTAATTGGCATTGGTGGTATATTCAGTTTTGAAGATGCATTAGAATTCTTAATGGCTGGTGCACAAGCCATACAGATAGGTACTGGAAATCTTATTCATCCTGATATATCTGCTGTTATTCTGAAACAGTTAGAAGATTACATGAAAACGCATTCTATTAATATGGTAAAAGACCTGATTGGCATTGCACAAAAAAGGAGTAACCAATGA
- a CDS encoding (Fe-S)-binding protein encodes MYPAAIFNAAKEDWTLSYFEAVNFGFFAGDSEKANFIANRIINEAKELGVKEIVIVECGTAYRIPKFLMGPLPFKVSSIVEVIHRYIKEGRIKVKEGVIAEPVTWHDPCQLGRNGGIYDQPREVLQMLAKDYREMNPTREYNWCCGGGGGLVALDNEEFRIKSGKPKKEQIEKTGAKMVVTACENCHLQLSTISAGYGMGVTIESFTKLVGENLIV; translated from the coding sequence GTGTATCCTGCTGCAATCTTCAATGCAGCAAAAGAAGACTGGACACTCAGCTACTTTGAGGCAGTGAACTTTGGTTTCTTTGCAGGCGATAGTGAAAAGGCAAATTTTATTGCCAACAGAATCATTAACGAAGCAAAAGAATTAGGAGTTAAGGAGATAGTTATTGTTGAGTGTGGCACCGCATACAGAATACCTAAATTCTTAATGGGACCTTTGCCCTTTAAAGTATCAAGCATAGTAGAAGTGATTCATCGATACATAAAAGAAGGCAGAATCAAGGTCAAAGAAGGTGTCATCGCTGAACCAGTAACCTGGCATGATCCATGCCAGTTAGGGCGAAATGGTGGTATTTATGATCAGCCACGTGAAGTATTGCAGATGCTGGCAAAGGATTATCGTGAAATGAATCCAACACGTGAATACAACTGGTGCTGTGGCGGCGGCGGTGGACTTGTTGCTCTGGATAATGAAGAATTTAGAATTAAAAGCGGTAAACCCAAAAAAGAGCAGATTGAAAAAACCGGAGCTAAAATGGTGGTAACCGCCTGTGAAAACTGTCACCTGCAACTGTCAACAATAAGTGCAGGCTATGGTATGGGGGTCACCATTGAATCATTTACTAAATTAGTTGGCGAAAATTTAATTGTTTAA
- a CDS encoding sulfurtransferase TusA family protein gives MSDIKADVTMDLKGLACPLPVVKVSQQIKKMQVGQILMAETTDPGALADFPAWAKTSGNEIIDTVKDGNVTKFFIKKLK, from the coding sequence ATGAGTGACATTAAAGCAGATGTAACAATGGATTTAAAAGGATTGGCATGTCCACTACCTGTGGTTAAAGTTTCACAGCAAATTAAGAAAATGCAGGTTGGTCAAATTCTTATGGCTGAAACAACTGACCCCGGAGCACTGGCAGATTTCCCTGCATGGGCAAAAACAAGTGGCAATGAAATCATTGATACAGTCAAAGATGGTAATGTAACAAAATTTTTTATTAAAAAGCTTAAATAG
- a CDS encoding molybdopterin-dependent oxidoreductase has translation MLGKISRREFIKIAGTGVGALAVGGSLYKLASDVIFNNDDNGPVVKTPTYCEMCTYQCAGWVYKKGTAPWKIVGNELDEHCYGRMCTKGLSGLGAYLDPNRLKTPLIRKKERGKQVFKEASWDEAFAYIADKMEYIKQKYGPESVALFSHGSGGHWFKTLLKAYGTNSFAAPSYANCRGPREEGYVLTYGEPIDTPERTDMKNTKCLVLIGSHIGENTHSQQVIEFSQAVANGASIIVVDPRFSVAASKAKYWLPIKPGTDIALLLAWMHVLIYDELFDKRYVFNNTVGFEQLKQSVKNTTPEWAYPITSIQPELIRETAKEMAKCSPATIIHPGRHNVWYGDDTQRVRAGAILNALLGSWGRKGGFFYPEKVELPEYPTPPFPHPKKSFKDAVNNKYELANLIVSSGICDATIHNVMNGNSFYEGWFIYGSNLLKALPQQEKTIKALQDLELVVVVDILPTEITGWADVVLPDTTYLERYDDIRTSQGRTPQIALRMPAFNPKYNSRPAWWIAKNLAEKMGLGDYFPWKTIEEYLDYKLKAVGTSLEEMKQVGVKNFERQTPLYITGSQLSRLDTPSGKIELYSSTLASYGFDPIPTYTKHEDPPKGYYRLLYGRSPFHSFARTINNPILSQLQNENAVWVHPTVAQEWGLKNGQYVKLENQDSVVSNKVKVKVTERIRPDCVYMVHGFGSRQKHLKRAFKKGADDQQLITKVNVDPVMGGQAMHGNFVTFKV, from the coding sequence ATGTTAGGTAAAATTAGTAGAAGAGAATTTATCAAGATTGCAGGAACTGGTGTTGGAGCTCTGGCGGTGGGTGGTAGTCTATATAAATTAGCAAGTGATGTTATTTTTAATAATGATGATAATGGACCAGTAGTAAAAACACCAACCTATTGTGAAATGTGTACATATCAGTGTGCAGGGTGGGTATATAAAAAGGGCACTGCACCATGGAAAATTGTTGGTAATGAACTTGATGAGCATTGTTATGGAAGAATGTGCACAAAAGGTTTATCAGGTCTTGGTGCATATTTGGATCCCAATAGGCTGAAAACACCTTTAATAAGAAAAAAGGAAAGAGGAAAGCAGGTATTTAAAGAAGCTTCATGGGATGAAGCATTTGCCTATATTGCCGACAAAATGGAATATATTAAGCAAAAGTATGGTCCTGAAAGTGTTGCGTTATTCAGTCATGGCTCAGGTGGACATTGGTTTAAGACATTATTGAAGGCATATGGTACTAATAGTTTTGCTGCACCTTCCTATGCTAATTGTCGTGGTCCTCGTGAAGAAGGTTATGTCTTAACCTATGGTGAACCAATTGATACCCCAGAACGTACCGATATGAAAAATACCAAATGTCTTGTGCTTATTGGTTCTCATATTGGCGAAAATACTCACAGTCAGCAGGTTATTGAATTTTCACAGGCAGTGGCAAATGGAGCAAGTATTATAGTAGTAGATCCACGTTTTTCAGTGGCTGCCAGCAAGGCTAAATATTGGTTGCCAATTAAACCAGGTACTGATATTGCTTTGCTTTTAGCATGGATGCATGTATTGATTTATGATGAATTATTTGATAAACGCTATGTGTTTAATAATACTGTTGGTTTTGAGCAACTAAAACAATCGGTTAAAAATACTACTCCTGAATGGGCATACCCTATTACATCAATCCAACCAGAATTAATACGTGAAACAGCCAAAGAAATGGCAAAGTGCTCTCCTGCCACAATAATACACCCTGGCAGGCATAATGTATGGTATGGTGATGATACCCAAAGAGTACGAGCAGGTGCAATTTTAAATGCATTATTGGGTAGCTGGGGAAGAAAAGGTGGATTCTTCTATCCTGAAAAAGTTGAATTGCCAGAATATCCAACCCCACCATTTCCTCATCCAAAAAAATCATTTAAGGATGCCGTGAATAATAAATATGAATTGGCAAATTTGATTGTTTCATCAGGAATTTGTGATGCTACTATTCATAATGTAATGAATGGAAATTCATTTTATGAAGGATGGTTTATCTATGGTTCTAATCTACTAAAAGCTCTCCCACAACAGGAAAAAACTATCAAAGCCTTACAGGATCTTGAACTGGTTGTTGTTGTAGATATTTTGCCAACAGAAATAACGGGCTGGGCTGATGTTGTTCTTCCCGATACTACTTATTTAGAGCGATATGATGATATACGAACCTCGCAGGGGAGGACACCACAGATTGCTTTAAGAATGCCTGCATTCAATCCAAAATATAATTCCAGACCTGCCTGGTGGATAGCTAAAAACCTGGCCGAAAAAATGGGCCTTGGAGATTATTTCCCCTGGAAAACAATTGAAGAATATTTAGATTATAAATTAAAAGCAGTTGGCACATCTTTAGAAGAAATGAAACAGGTTGGGGTTAAGAACTTTGAACGACAGACTCCCCTATATATTACTGGCTCTCAGTTGTCACGTTTGGACACTCCCAGTGGGAAGATTGAGTTGTATTCATCTACATTAGCAAGTTATGGTTTTGATCCTATACCTACTTATACAAAGCATGAAGATCCTCCAAAAGGCTATTATAGGCTGTTATATGGCAGATCACCTTTCCATTCATTTGCGCGTACCATAAATAACCCTATACTGTCACAATTACAAAATGAAAATGCAGTTTGGGTACATCCAACAGTTGCTCAGGAATGGGGTTTAAAAAACGGCCAATATGTAAAACTAGAAAATCAGGATAGTGTAGTGAGTAATAAGGTAAAGGTTAAGGTAACCGAACGAATACGTCCGGATTGTGTGTATATGGTTCATGGATTTGGAAGTAGGCAAAAGCATCTTAAGCGTGCATTTAAGAAAGGCGCTGATGATCAACAACTTATAACTAAAGTTAATGTTGATCCGGTTATGGGTGGCCAGGCTATGCATGGTAATTTTGTTACCTTTAAAGTTTAG